One window of the Rhinoraja longicauda isolate Sanriku21f chromosome 2, sRhiLon1.1, whole genome shotgun sequence genome contains the following:
- the LOC144610497 gene encoding atypical chemokine receptor 2-like, translating to MGSINLEDPFINGSFYSEEYNYTDVDLTPYLPCAKEEVKAFGKIFLPVLYITVFIFGLLGNSFLVLMIVKYLKLKTMTDIYLLNLAISDLLFAVSLPFWATYLTSEWLFGNAMCKIISAVYTVNFYSGIFFIACMSMDMYLQIVHTISMKNHRTIRKSIIISAVVWTLAMMVTIPEFIFSQSRKIGDRYTCLSHYGSNQLVFWKITIQLQINIIAFVIPFFAMIFFYTRIASVLLKSRSFSKDKALKLVVMLVTVFFILWFPYNIVLFLHSLEDIGVISGCEVSKRLDYALQVTESIAFTHCCFNPLLYAFVNERFRRHLKSILMMISKKTGCYKDLGIIVATAPEQSELSKQQYCVCSDVEMTVV from the coding sequence ATGGGTTCCATTAATTTGGAGGACCCCTTCATTAACGGGAGCTTTTACAGTGAGGAATATAACTACACCGACGTTGACCTCACTCCCTACCTTCCCTGTGCAAAGGAGGAAGTCAAAGCCTTTGGAAAGATTTTCCTGCCGGTCCTGTACATTACGGTGTTTATTTTTGGGTTGTTGGGCAACAGCTTCCTCGTCCTCATGATTGTCAAGTATCTCAAGCTGAAAACGATGACCGACATCTATCTGCTGAATTTGGCCATTTCCGACCTTTTATTTGCTGTGTCCCTTCCTTTCTGGGCCACGTATTTGACCTCAGAGTGGTTATTCGGAAACGCCATGTGTAAAATAATAAGCGCCGTCTACACCGTGAATTTCTACAGCGGTATCTTCTTCATAGCTTGCATGAGTATGGACATGTATCTGCAAATTGTCCACACCATCTCCATGAAGAACCACAGAACAATTCGCAAGAGCATCATCATCAGCGCTGTGGTCTGGACCTTGGCAATGATGGTTACGATTCCTGAATTCATCTTCAGCCAGTCCAGGAAAATCGGCGATCGGTACACCTGCCTCAGTCATTATGGCAGCAACCAACTAGTCTTCTGGAAGATAACAATCCAACTCCAGATCAACATCATTGCTTTTGTCATTCCCTTCTTTGCCATGATTTTCTTTTATACCAGGATTGCATCTGTCCTCCTCAAGTCCAGGTCATTCAGCAAGGACAAAGCCTTGAAACTGGTTGTCATGTTGGTCACCGTGTTCTTCATCTTGTGGTTCCCTTACAACATTGTCCTGTTCTTGCACTCCCTGGAGGATATCGGCGTGATCAGCGGCTGCGAGGTGAGCAAGAGGCTGGATTACGCTCTACAAGTGACGGAGTCCATTGCCTTCACTCATTGCTGCTTCAATCCGCTCCTCTATGCTTTCGTGAATGAAAGGTTCAGGAGGCACCTGAAGAGTATTCTAATGATGATCTCCAAGAAGACCGGCTGCTACAAGGACCTGGGAATCATTGTGGCCACTGCTCCGGAGCAAAGTGAACTCAGCAAGCAGCAGTACTGCGTGTGCTCTGATGTGGAAATGACTGTGGTGTAG